Within Xanthomonas oryzae pv. oryzae, the genomic segment GGATCAGGCGCTGGCGCTGGAAGATCTGATCCGTCGCCGAGCGACGGGCGCAGACGCCACCGCGCCGCAGATCGACGAAGACAGCGGCAGCTTATTGCGCCTGCCGATGGCCGAGGTGATCCGGCTGGGGCTGATCTCCAATCGTGGCATGGTGGTGGTGGCCGCCAGCTTCGGCGTGATCTACCAGATGATTCCGCGCCGCACGGTGTCCACCTTCGTCGAGCACAACGGCGAACTGGCGTATCGCTACGTCAGCCAGATCCATCCCGGTGTCGCGGTCACGGCAACGCTGGTGACGATTGCCACGCTGGCTGTTTTGTTGGCAATGCGCGCGCTGTCGGTGGCCTTGGCGGTGACGCAGTATCACGGCTTCCACCTGAGCGAATCCGAGCGCCGCCTCACCGTAGAGCGCGGGCTGCTGACGCGGATCCGCAGCAGCGTGGCATTGCGGCGGATCCAGTCGTGGACGTTGTACGAAGGCCTGCTGCACCGTCTGTTCGGTCGTCGCCAGTTGCGGGTGGACACCGCAGTGGCCGGCACCGCCGATAACGAAGGCAGCGCTCTGAAGGAGCTCGCCCCCATTGCCGACCCGCAGCACTGCGATGCATTGCTGCAGCGCCTGCTGCCCGGTATCGCATGGCCGCCGGCGCAATGGCAGTCGATCGCCACGCATTGCTGGTGGCGATTGAGTCTGCCAACGGCGCTGGTGCTGCTGCCGCTGGTGGCGGGCCTGGCGTGGCAGTTCGGCAGCCAGGCCTTGTGGTTGCTGGCGTGGCTGCCGTGGAGCGCATTCAAGGCGCAGCGCCAGGTGCAACGCATGGCGTATGCAGTAGATGCGCGCTTCGTTGCGGTGCGCGGTGGCTGGTGGAAGCGCTGGTGGCGAGTGGCCGAGCTGGACAAGCTGCAGGCGTTGCAACTGCAACGCTCGCCGCTGGATCGGCTGACCGGCACCGCCACGCTGTGGCTGGATACGGCCGGCGCCAGTGCCACCGGCCCGGCATTGCGTCTGCGGTTTGTGCCGTTTGCCCAGGCGCAGGCATTGCAGGCGCAACTCGGTGCTGCGTTGGCGCGGCGCAAGTTGCGCTGGTGATCAACATTAGCGATCAGTCGTTGCACTGCTCAACATCGGCGATCAGCCGTGGTGCTGAGCGGCTTTGGCAACGCGAGCGATTGCACTGCTCAATTCAATGACGACGACCACGTTCGGCAAGGCGTCGCCGATCATCACCCCCGCGCTCGATACGGCGGATCGTGCTCAGCGTTGCGCCGGTCCCCAGTAGCCCAACTCGCGACGGATCTGCAACCCACGCCACACCGCACCCAGCGGTTTGCGGCGCAGTCCGCCGAGCTTGCCGGCGATGAAGTCTTCGGTCGCGGCGATCACCCGCTCGGAAGACTGCCCGTCGCGATACGGGTGAATCGCATCTGCGTAGCTGGCAAGTGCGCTGCGCAATGCCGCATCCGGCGCCAGCGCGCGCACCAGCTGCTGCGGCAACTGCTCGGCCTGTTGGAAGTCGAGCATGTGCGGCTGCGGCACGCGGTTGCGAAAGGTCACCACCGGTTTGTGCTGCACCACGAACTCGGACACGATCGATGAGGTATCCGAGAGCAATACCTCGGCCGCACGCTGCGCCGCCATGACTTCTTCGGGCTCGATGAAGCGTGCGTTGGCGCCTGCCAGTGCGCGATAGCGATCGAACAACGCCGGAGCGCATTTCGGGTGCAAGGTCAGCAGCCAGTAATGCGCACCGCGCGCGATGTCGGCGGCGATTTCATCCAAGAGCGCAGGCGCCGCGCTCAGCCGCTCGGTGAAGGTGGAGCCGAACAGGATCACCGGCCGCCCGTTCGCTGGCGCGCGCAGGGCGGCGCTGCGCCCACCATCGTCGCGAAAGACCGGGTCGAGCTTGGGCCAGCCGGTTTCCAACACCGCAAAATGGCCCTCGCGCTGCGCCAGCGCGCGGAACGGCGCGGTGGTGGCCGGGCCTTGCGTGCAATACAGATCGAACAAACCCCGCACGCGGAAATGGCCGCGGTTGTCCTCGCGCTTTTGCACATTGAAACCGTGGAACAGCTGCACTTTCGCGCCCGACACAAACGGCGGCACCCAGTTGGCCGCGCTGAAGACCGCCCGCGGGCGCAACACCAGCGCATCGCGCAGGCCGACCTCACGCACGCCGGGCAGCGCCAGCCCGTGCGCACCGCCTTCGAACCAGGCCGACACCGCATGCCCGCAGGCCTGTAATGCCTGCGCCAATGGCGCCAGAATAGGCAGCGCGTAACGCTCCGTTGCGAACAGCAGGTACTCGGCCATCACATGTCCTCTTCGACCGCACCCAACGAACGGCCTCGCATCAGCGCCTGCATTATCGCGTTCAACGAGGCCGATCGCCTACGCAACTGTCTGACCTCGCTGGCGTTCTGCGACGAGATCGTGGTGGTGGACTCCGGCTCGACCGATGCCACTGCTGCCATCGCCAGCGCACACGGCGCGCGCGTGCTGCAGCGCGCCTTCGACGGCTATCGCAGCCAGAAGGCATTCTGCGTGGCACAGGCCAGCCACGACTGGGTGTTGTGCCTGGACGCCGACGAACGCGTCAGCGATGCCCTGCGCGCCTCGATCATCGCTGCGCGCGATGCCGGCTTCACCACTGCTGCCGGTTACCGCTTCGCCCGCCTGTCCGACTACTTCGGCCGCTTCCTGCGCCACGGCAATGCATATCCGGACCGGGTGCTGCGCTTGTTCGATCGTCGCCGCGGCGGCTGGCGCGGCAAGCGCGAGATCCACGAGGCGGCCAGCGTGGATGGCGCCGTGGCGACACTGGCGGGCGATCTGATCCATTACCCGTACCGCTCGCTGATGCAGCAACTGGCCAAAACCCAGCGCTACGCGCAGATGATGGCCGAACACGAACACGCACGCGGCAAACGCGCCACCTGGAGCAAGCTGGTGCTGGCACCGGCCTGGCGCTTCTGGCGCGGCTATCTGTTGCGCGGCGGCTTTCGCGATGGCTGGCATGGACTGATCTACGCCTACGTGCGCGCCAACTACGTACGCCAGAAGACCATCATGTTGTGGCTACTGCAGCACAACCAGCCAGTGCAGGACCCAGCACGTGCCACGGATCAGCGCAGCGAGTAAGTTCGGATAAAGCCGTCGAGCGCGGCCGTGCCGCGACTACGAACGGCGCGAACGCTGCATGGAGACCGGCCTGTCCAAGTGACGCACGCCGCGTCAGCAATGGCTGCACATTCTGCTTCTGCGCATGTCGTTGATCAGCCACTCGAAGCGTATGCCGCTCGCGCATGCGCAACATGCAGCGGATGGATCATCCGCCGCTACCGGCTGCTCGCCACACTCAGCTCGGTCTGTTGCGCCTGCCGCGCCGCCAGACCCACCAGCACGCCGACCATGGCCGTGTAGAAGCTCGCCGCCACCTGGTGCGCGAACATCGATTGGGTCAGCCCGCACAAGGCATAACTGATCACGAGCATCACCCCGGCCGCCGCCGGGCCGCGAAACTGCTGCTGCCCGCTGCGCCGATGCAGTCGCGCAAACACCCACAGCGGCACGCCGTAGACGGCGATCAGCAGCAACAGGCCGGGCACGCCCTGGGTGGCACTCCATTCGGCCAGATCGTTGTGCGCGTGCCCCAACTGGCAACGGAACAACGACGGGTCGGCGGCACAGGCTGGCAGGTCGTGCATCGCATCGTCGAAACGACCAACGCCCACACCGGTCAACGGATGCGCCTTCAGGGTGTCCCAAGCCACATGCAGGCGTTCGATACGTGCACCAGCCGACGAATCGGTGTCGCCCACTTCATAACGTTGCAGGTCGCTCTGTAATTCGCCCAGGCGCATCTGGTCGGTCAGGGCCGGCACGCTGAGTGCGACACCCACCGCCAGCACCGGGCCGCCGATGAAGGTCAGCAAGCGCACGCGTGCGCTACGCCAAGGCGCACCCCAGATCAGCACGCCCAGCGTCGCCAGCAGTGACAACAACACCCCACGGCTGCCGCTCAGCACGATCACCACCACGGTCGCGATCGCCGCGCCCAACAGCCAACGCACGTTGCCATCCGGGCGGCAGAACACGCCCACCACCAACAACATCAGCGCGATGTCGGCAAACACAATGGCGTTGGTGAAGCCTTCGGCGCGACCGGCACCATTCATCACCTGCAGCAGCGCGATCAACATGGCCGCGAATACACCGACCAATGCGCCGCGCCACAGCCATATCTGACGCGGCTGCAACGCATACGCCCACAGCGCCGCCCATGGCAGCACCAGGAAGCGCGAGCGGTTGCCCACATCGCGCAGCCCGTGTTCGAACAAGGCAATCGACAGCAACGATATTGCAATCACCGCCACCGTCAGCCAGCCCACTGCGCGCAACGACCAGTCGCGCGCAGCAATGCCGTCCCGCAGGTGACGCCCACCCACCAACGAACCCAGCAGCAGGCACAGACCGAACGGCAGCAGCCCGCTCGGCATGCTGACCACCAGCGCAGTCAATGCGAAGGCGCCCAGCTCGGCAATGCGTACGCCTGCCCGCGAGGTCGTCGGGGCAGAAGGCGACAGCGAAGCAGGTTGGGTAGGCAAGGAATTCATCTAGAGATCGGTGGAAAAGTAAGGCAACGCAGTGGCCGGGCTTGGGCAACGCCGGCCAAGCTAACGATGCGACGCATGAATCCCTGCTAGACAGCTGCTGGCAGTTGCATGCTTTCCGCGCCGATGACGCCTGCCACGTGCGCGCACTTGTGGGGTCCGACGGCTCATTCGGTGTCCAGGTTGCCCTGCTCCTTTGCTTCCACCGCGCGCTCGCTGGAGCTGGCCACGCACTCGCCGCGCACCGCGTCGGCCGGCACCAGCCACCAGCGCCGGCGGTTGGCCACGCCCACCAACTGGCTGCGGCTACGATCCACGCAGGCCAGCAATGCGGTCTCTTGCGCCATCAGCCAGCGCTGGCCAGGTTGTTCTGCCTGCCAGGCCACGCCACGCTGCAATTGCGTTTCCCACGGGACCTTGAAGCCGAAGGTCTGCGCCGGGCGGTCGGCCATCAGCAGGTTCTGCTCCTTCCATGCCACCAGCCCGAGTTGCGCATCCGGGCCGATGCGGCGCCCGGCCTGGCGCATCACCGCGCCGGCCGAACTGGAATCGTTGAAGATGGGGTAGCAGACCAGCCCGAACGCCACCCACCACGCACCCAGCAACGAAACCACCGCGAACGCGGAGCGGCGCATGCGCATCAGCAACAGGCTGGCGATGCCCCAGGTCCCTACCGCGAGCAGCAGCCAGCCCAGCGGGTCGGTGGCCTCGTTGCCCACCCCGCGGCTGTCCATGATCTTCTGCTCGAAGCCCGGATGCCCGATCAGCATCGCCGCACCACCCGCGCTGAACACCGCTGCCAGCAAGAGCCCGAATCCGAACAGCAGCCGCTGCACGCCAGCCCGACGCAGCAGGCCGGGCACCAGCGGCGCCAGCGCCAGGCAGACCATCGGCAGCGCCGGCAGGATGTAGACATCGCGCTTGCCGCTGGGGATGGTGAAGAACACCAGCACCAGCAGCCACCAGACCAGCGGCAGCAGATAGCGCGGGTCGCGCCGCTTGAGCCGGCGTCGCCATGCGGGGATCGCCCACGGCAGCAGCAGGATGGTTGGCAGCCACATCGTGGCCATGCTTTGCAGGTGGTACCAGACCGGCTGCGCATGATCCCAGGAGCTGGCATAGCGCTTGGCGGTCTGGCGCAGCAGGATGTCGTTGAGATACACACGGTATTCGGGCTGGCCGGCGGTGAGCGCGGTCACCATCATCGGCACGAACCACAACGCGATCGCCACGAAGAAGAACAGCGGCCCCAACCAAAAGCGCCGATCGCGCACATGCACGCGCACACCCGGCCAGCCGCGCGCCGCGGCCATCCCGGCCGGGATCAGCATCAGCAGCGCGATGATGCCCACGACCTTGGTGATCACACCCAGACCGGCGGCGAACCAGCCTAGCGTCCACCAGCGCCAAGCCGGACCGATCAGCAGATGGCGCAGCAGTCCGTAATTGGCCAAGGTGATCCAGAACACCACCAGCGGGTCGATTTGTGCCTTCTTGGCCTGAAAGGTGAAGTGCAGCGTGAACAACAACATCCAGGCCGCATAGAGGCCAACGCGCCGGGTCCACAGGCGTCGGCCCAGATCGTAGACGCAGGCCAGCGTGCCCAGCGCGGCCAGCAGCGACGGCAGCAGGAACGCCACCCGCCAGTTGCCCAGCAGCGTGTAGAACAGCGCCTGCAGCCACATCAGCATCGGTGGCTTGTCCGAATACAGTTCATTGCCGCGATGCGGGAACAACCAGTCGCCGCTCAAGACCATCTGCTTGGCGACCAGCGCAAAGCGCGGCTCGTCCGCCGGCCATGGGTCACGCAAGCCCAAGCCCGCGCCGATCAACAGCACGGCGGTCATGGCCAGCAAGCAGACATCGTTGGAAGCGCGGTTCTTGAGCATGTCGGGCGGCAGTCGGAGGCGGAGAGTGGAGCGCTGGACGCCGCGTGCGGTCAGGAGGCTTTTAGCAAAAGCGCGTAGAAAAATCCGTCGCAGTGCTGCTCGCCTGGAAAGCGCTGACGCCCGGGCCCGGCTGCATGCCCGAACTGCGCACCCAGGGGCTGCGCCTGTGCGTCAGGGGTGCGTTGCAGGAATGCGTCGACCTGGGTCTGGTTCTCGCGCGCCAACAGCGAGCAGGTGGTGTACAGCAACTGCCCACCCGGGCGCAGCGTGCGCCAGGTCGCATCCAGCAGCCGCGCCTGCAGCGCGCACAATGCATCGATATCGTCGGCACGCCGGTGCAGCAGCACATCCGGTTGACGCCGCACTACGCCGGTGGCCGAACAGGGCGCATCCAGCAACACCGCATCGAACGGTTGGCCGTCCCACCATGCATCCGTGTCGGCGGCGTCGGCTGCCTGCAATGCGACCTGTGCGCTCGGCACGCTGCGCTGCAAGGTCTGCTGCACGCGCTCCAGGCGACGCGCATCCACATCAAGCGCGGCGAGCTGCAACCCGGGATGGCGTTCCAGCAGATGCGCCGCCTTGCCGCCCGGCGCGGCGCAGGCATCTAGCACGCGTGCCGACGGCGCCAGCGTCAGCGCATCGGCCACCTGCTGCGCAGAGCCGTCCTGCACCGAAACATCGCCGTCGGCAAAGCCCGGCAACTGGCTCACCGGCACGGCGCTGTGCAGGCGCACCGCATCCGGCAACACCACGTCTGTCTGCGCGCTAATGCCCAGTTCGGCCAGCCGTGCGACGTAGGCCGCCGGGTCGATCCGCGAATGCTGCACACGCAGCCACATCGGCGCCATCTGCGCACTCGCGATAAAAATGCCTTCTGCACGCTCGCCCCAATCGGCGCGCACCTGCTTGCGCAGCCACGACGGCCAGCCGGCATCATCCGATACCGCCGGAAACCCTTCGCGCTGGGCGCGTCGCAAGATCGCGTTGACCATGCCGGCCTGACGTGGCCGGCCCAGCGCGCGGCATGCATCCACGGTGGCCGACAACGCCGCGTGCGCGGGAAGTTGTAGCACGTCGAGCTGGGCGAAGCCGACCATCAGCAGCGCCTTGAGTTCTGCATCGCGGGGCGGCAGCGGCCGTTCCAGCCATTGCCGCAGCGCGACGTCATACGCCGGGCGACGGCGGATCACCGCAAAGCAGATCGCCTCCACCAGTGCGCGGTCGCGCGGATCGCCGATACCGGGCAAGGTCGCAGCCAGTTCGGCTTTCAGCGAGCGGCCCTGATCGAACACGGCGGTCAGAACGCGTGCGGCGGCCAGGCGCGAGGCGATGCCGGCGGCGGTTGAGGTCTCGGCCGACATCAGCGCAGCGCCAGCAGGTCGCGCCGCGCGTTGAGATAATCGGCGGCGGTGATCGCCTTGCCCCCCTCGCGCTGGAGCACCCGCACCCGCAGCGCACCCTGACCGCACGCGATGTCGATGCCCTGCTTGCTGGCCGCCAGCAGGCTGCCGGGCGGCTGCTGATGCGCCAGCTCCAACGCGACTGCGCCATGCAGTCGCACGCGCTCGCCAGCCAGGATCGCCTCGGCCACCGGCCACGGGTTGAACGCCCGCACGCGCCGCGCCAGTTCCTGCGCCGGCTGCGCCCAATCCAGCCGCGCCTGCGCCTTGTCCAGCTTATGCGCATAGGTCACGCCTTCAGCCGGCTGCGGTTGCGCCACCGGACGGATGCCGGCGCGCAGCAGGCCCAGGCCGTCGGACAATACCTGCGCCCCCAACGCAGCCAGGCGGTCGTGCAGCTGGCCGCCGGTTTCCTGCTCGCCGATCTCGATGCGCTGCGACAGCAGCACCGGGCCGATATCCAACCCGGCTTCCATCTGCATCAGGCACACCCCGGTCTCGGTATCGCCGGCCTCGATCGCGCGCTGGATTGGCGCCGCGCCACGCCAGCGCGGCAGCAGCGAGGCATGCACGTTCCAGCAGCCATGGGTTGGCACAGCCAGCACCGCATTGGGCAGAATTAATCCGTAGGCCACCACCACCATCAGGTCCGCATTGAGCGAACGTAGCGTCGCCAGCGCTTCGGGCGAACGCAGCGTCTGCGGCTGGAACACCGCAATGCCGCGCGCAATCGCCTCGATCTTGACCGGCGAGGGCGTCAACCCGCGGCCGCGCCCGGCGGGCCGATCCGGCTGGGTGTAGACCGCCACCACCTCATGCCGCTGCGCGGCAGCGCGCAACGAAGCGACAGCGAAATCCGGCGTACCGGCAAAGATGATTCTCATAGAGCTGGGATTCGGGAGTGGTGAGTGGGGAGTCGCAACGGCGGGGGTGTTGACCGGGGCGAGAGTAATGTAGAGCTGAGAGGTGGAAGCGGGATTCGCGCCGGAAGATTCGGCACCCCGCCGCCAGAACCTGCGTAATCCCTCATCGATCGAGCGCACTGCGAAGCGCGAGCCGCAACCGAGAATGTGGTGCTGGCAGCGGCTTATCAATCACGCATCCCGCATCCGAAGTTCGAGGGCCATCTGCCCCCGGACGTGGCGCACTAGCGATCCGCCGGCATAGCCATGAGATCGCACCAAGATGAGCGCTCAACGATTTGAAACCAGCAGACTCAAAGACCAGCAGTAACCCGCTTTTGCAAACCCCAAATCCCGACTCTCCAATCCCCGCCCTCAAGCCACATGCTTGCGCTGTTTGGCCAGCTTCTTGCGCACCATTTCGCGCTTGAGCGGCGAGAGATAATCTACGAACAGCTTGCCGTCCAGGTGGTCCATTTCGTGCTGGATGCACACGGCCAGCAGCCCGTCGGCATGCAGTTCCTGCGCCTGGCCCTGGCGGTCGAGATAGCGCACCGTGATCGCATCGGCGCGGCTGACATCGGCATAAATGCCGGGTACCGACAGGCAGCCTTCCTGACACAGCTGCTCGCCCTGCTTGCTCACGATTTCCGGGTTGACGAACACCTGCGGCAGATTCTTCTCGTCGCTGACGTCGATGACCATGAAACGCTTGTGCACGTCCACCTGACTGGCAGCCAGGCCGATGCCCGGCGCCTCGTACATGGTCTGGAACATGTCATCCAGCAGCGCCTGGAACGCCTGGCTGGCAAGCTCGGCAGAGTCGACCGGCACGGCCTTGGTGCGCAGCCGCGGGTCGGGAAACTCGAGAATTGGGAGCAAAACCATGGGGTTACCCGTCTGGAAACACCGGCGCTGCGCCGGCAAGACGGTGTCATTCTAGCGCAATGCTTGCGTGGCGCCCCTGTTTCTGGACTATAGTGCACGGACCTGTTGGGGAATCAGGCAAGAAGGTACTCAATGTTAATCCGACTTCGTACGGTCGTTGCTGCGGCGATGTTGACCGTCGCGACCTACGCTGCCGCGCAAGCGGTGGGCGAGCATCCAGACACCTATGTGGTCCGCAAGGGCGATACCTTGTGGGACATCGCTGGGCGTTTCCTGCAAAAACCATGGCTGTGGCCGGAAATCTGGCAAGCCAATCCGCAAATCCAGAATCCGCACCAGATCTATCCGGGCGACGTGATCAGCCTGGCCTACCTGGACCGCGTCGGCAAAGGCACGATCCAGCCCGGCCCGCGCCAGGAAGCGCCGATCAATGCCATTCCATTGGCGGACGTCGAGCCGTTCCTGAAAAACCTGCGCGTGGTCGACGACTTTGATCGGCTGCCTTACGTTGTCGGCCTGGAAGGCGGGCGTTCGCGCGCCACCACCGGCCAGGTCGCCTACGTGGTCGGGCTGGAAAACGCTCAGCCGGGCCAGCGCTTTGCGGTGGTGCGCCCGACCGTGAAGTTCAGTCTGCCCAAGCACAACGAAGACCTGGACGCGGCCGGCAAC encodes:
- a CDS encoding O-antigen ligase family protein; this encodes MNSLPTQPASLSPSAPTTSRAGVRIAELGAFALTALVVSMPSGLLPFGLCLLLGSLVGGRHLRDGIAARDWSLRAVGWLTVAVIAISLLSIALFEHGLRDVGNRSRFLVLPWAALWAYALQPRQIWLWRGALVGVFAAMLIALLQVMNGAGRAEGFTNAIVFADIALMLLVVGVFCRPDGNVRWLLGAAIATVVVIVLSGSRGVLLSLLATLGVLIWGAPWRSARVRLLTFIGGPVLAVGVALSVPALTDQMRLGELQSDLQRYEVGDTDSSAGARIERLHVAWDTLKAHPLTGVGVGRFDDAMHDLPACAADPSLFRCQLGHAHNDLAEWSATQGVPGLLLLIAVYGVPLWVFARLHRRSGQQQFRGPAAAGVMLVISYALCGLTQSMFAHQVAASFYTAMVGVLVGLAARQAQQTELSVASSR
- a CDS encoding UDP-N-acetylglucosamine 2-epimerase; translated protein: MMAEYLLFATERYALPILAPLAQALQACGHAVSAWFEGGAHGLALPGVREVGLRDALVLRPRAVFSAANWVPPFVSGAKVQLFHGFNVQKREDNRGHFRVRGLFDLYCTQGPATTAPFRALAQREGHFAVLETGWPKLDPVFRDDGGRSAALRAPANGRPVILFGSTFTERLSAAPALLDEIAADIARGAHYWLLTLHPKCAPALFDRYRALAGANARFIEPEEVMAAQRAAEVLLSDTSSIVSEFVVQHKPVVTFRNRVPQPHMLDFQQAEQLPQQLVRALAPDAALRSALASYADAIHPYRDGQSSERVIAATEDFIAGKLGGLRRKPLGAVWRGLQIRRELGYWGPAQR
- a CDS encoding glycosyltransferase family 2 protein, which codes for MSSSTAPNERPRISACIIAFNEADRLRNCLTSLAFCDEIVVVDSGSTDATAAIASAHGARVLQRAFDGYRSQKAFCVAQASHDWVLCLDADERVSDALRASIIAARDAGFTTAAGYRFARLSDYFGRFLRHGNAYPDRVLRLFDRRRGGWRGKREIHEAASVDGAVATLAGDLIHYPYRSLMQQLAKTQRYAQMMAEHEHARGKRATWSKLVLAPAWRFWRGYLLRGGFRDGWHGLIYAYVRANYVRQKTIMLWLLQHNQPVQDPARATDQRSE
- a CDS encoding ArnT family glycosyltransferase; translated protein: MLKNRASNDVCLLAMTAVLLIGAGLGLRDPWPADEPRFALVAKQMVLSGDWLFPHRGNELYSDKPPMLMWLQALFYTLLGNWRVAFLLPSLLAALGTLACVYDLGRRLWTRRVGLYAAWMLLFTLHFTFQAKKAQIDPLVVFWITLANYGLLRHLLIGPAWRWWTLGWFAAGLGVITKVVGIIALLMLIPAGMAAARGWPGVRVHVRDRRFWLGPLFFFVAIALWFVPMMVTALTAGQPEYRVYLNDILLRQTAKRYASSWDHAQPVWYHLQSMATMWLPTILLLPWAIPAWRRRLKRRDPRYLLPLVWWLLVLVFFTIPSGKRDVYILPALPMVCLALAPLVPGLLRRAGVQRLLFGFGLLLAAVFSAGGAAMLIGHPGFEQKIMDSRGVGNEATDPLGWLLLAVGTWGIASLLLMRMRRSAFAVVSLLGAWWVAFGLVCYPIFNDSSSAGAVMRQAGRRIGPDAQLGLVAWKEQNLLMADRPAQTFGFKVPWETQLQRGVAWQAEQPGQRWLMAQETALLACVDRSRSQLVGVANRRRWWLVPADAVRGECVASSSERAVEAKEQGNLDTE
- a CDS encoding PH domain-containing protein; amino-acid sequence: MSAIEHPGNDEQRLHPLSWVFVLLQQIRQFLIPLAALVLFGSREGRSDFADQIATGVVVAVLVAISVLRYVTYRYRIGSDGVAIGSGLLERCRRDIPFARIHNVVVHQSLLHRLAGVAEVRLESAGGHKPEAEMRVLRLDQALALEDLIRRRATGADATAPQIDEDSGSLLRLPMAEVIRLGLISNRGMVVVAASFGVIYQMIPRRTVSTFVEHNGELAYRYVSQIHPGVAVTATLVTIATLAVLLAMRALSVALAVTQYHGFHLSESERRLTVERGLLTRIRSSVALRRIQSWTLYEGLLHRLFGRRQLRVDTAVAGTADNEGSALKELAPIADPQHCDALLQRLLPGIAWPPAQWQSIATHCWWRLSLPTALVLLPLVAGLAWQFGSQALWLLAWLPWSAFKAQRQVQRMAYAVDARFVAVRGGWWKRWWRVAELDKLQALQLQRSPLDRLTGTATLWLDTAGASATGPALRLRFVPFAQAQALQAQLGAALARRKLRW
- the def gene encoding peptide deformylase, whose translation is MVLLPILEFPDPRLRTKAVPVDSAELASQAFQALLDDMFQTMYEAPGIGLAASQVDVHKRFMVIDVSDEKNLPQVFVNPEIVSKQGEQLCQEGCLSVPGIYADVSRADAITVRYLDRQGQAQELHADGLLAVCIQHEMDHLDGKLFVDYLSPLKREMVRKKLAKQRKHVA
- the fmt gene encoding methionyl-tRNA formyltransferase; this translates as MRIIFAGTPDFAVASLRAAAQRHEVVAVYTQPDRPAGRGRGLTPSPVKIEAIARGIAVFQPQTLRSPEALATLRSLNADLMVVVAYGLILPNAVLAVPTHGCWNVHASLLPRWRGAAPIQRAIEAGDTETGVCLMQMEAGLDIGPVLLSQRIEIGEQETGGQLHDRLAALGAQVLSDGLGLLRAGIRPVAQPQPAEGVTYAHKLDKAQARLDWAQPAQELARRVRAFNPWPVAEAILAGERVRLHGAVALELAHQQPPGSLLAASKQGIDIACGQGALRVRVLQREGGKAITAADYLNARRDLLALR
- the rsmB gene encoding 16S rRNA (cytosine(967)-C(5))-methyltransferase RsmB; this translates as MSAETSTAAGIASRLAAARVLTAVFDQGRSLKAELAATLPGIGDPRDRALVEAICFAVIRRRPAYDVALRQWLERPLPPRDAELKALLMVGFAQLDVLQLPAHAALSATVDACRALGRPRQAGMVNAILRRAQREGFPAVSDDAGWPSWLRKQVRADWGERAEGIFIASAQMAPMWLRVQHSRIDPAAYVARLAELGISAQTDVVLPDAVRLHSAVPVSQLPGFADGDVSVQDGSAQQVADALTLAPSARVLDACAAPGGKAAHLLERHPGLQLAALDVDARRLERVQQTLQRSVPSAQVALQAADAADTDAWWDGQPFDAVLLDAPCSATGVVRRQPDVLLHRRADDIDALCALQARLLDATWRTLRPGGQLLYTTCSLLARENQTQVDAFLQRTPDAQAQPLGAQFGHAAGPGRQRFPGEQHCDGFFYALLLKAS